The Oncorhynchus mykiss isolate Arlee chromosome 8, USDA_OmykA_1.1, whole genome shotgun sequence genome includes the window tcattggctagctagctaacaaccgaGTAACTTTACCAGTATATCCAAACATATGGGGATACAGAAAGGAAAAGGGATAGCTTCTTCAGGAGATCAATCATAGCATTGAATGAACGCACATCGTCATCACAAACCTGACGTTTTTAAAGAGACAGAGTATAATTATCTATGTAATGCATCTCATTAGGGAAATAGGTTTTTATATTGTGTAAAAACACTAATATTCCACAAATAACTTTCTAATTTCAATGACATGGAGTCATAACAACTTAGCTTTAACAATAAATTCATGTCTTTACAGTGTTACATATTAGTTTCTAGTGCACAACATATGCCTCAAAAGTAGACAGTCAGAATGCATATATATGCCCAACACAATCAAAATATTTTCTGGTGCTCTGAACTTTAAGTTGCACTGAAAAATGTACATTTAGGGCCCTATACGcaccaatttaattccactaaaatAGGCAGATTAACGTATAGACCgcttttttaaatttaactaggcaaatcagttaataacaaattcttatttacaatgacggcctaacctggacgacactgggccaattgtgcgccgccctattgggACTCCTGttcacggccggttgtgagacagcccgggattgaaccagggtctgtagtgatacctctagcactgagatgcagtgccttagaccgctgcgataagCATAACcattcaaatgtatttccatcgaCTGATATTTCCAGACTAAAAGCATTATTTTGTAATGGgattccaccccccccccttctcctggACAATTAGTCAATGCTAATTTATTTGATCTTTGGGCCAAAAAGCCAGCCATAACCGGCTAACAGAAACCCTGGTGTGCCTACCTACCTGAAGTAAGCAGTCCAGTGTTCCCTGGTAGGTGACAGCTCCGTATGTCTGGTTCATCATGCGTGTGCGGACCACGTCTATGGGGTTAGAGGCCAGAGCCCCCGCCAGACCACACGCAAAACTGGACCTGGGAACCAGAGGGAAAGGGTCAGAAGTTCCCTAGTCTTACGCAGCCATTTGTTGCTCTCTTGTGGAGAGTTAACGGAGTGGTGGTGAGCATTGATGATGTCACTCACAAGAAGTGTGTGTAAATGTTGTCACCCATGTGACAATCCAGAATCAGGTGTTTCTTTGCGAGGTCATAGGCAGGAAGCTCCACCCCCACTACGATGGCTGCTCTCTGCGCTGTCAGAGAGACAccctgagagagcgagagagagtgaggggggttaaaagtgtgtgtgtgtgtgtgtgtgtgagaaactgTGTGTGTCCATACATCTACCTTCCACAGCCCCCTGGTTCCTTCCTGTTGGTAGATGTTGATGAAGTTTCCCATCATGCTTCCCTGGATCACATTGCCCTGAGCCTGCATACGGATCTGGGAAAACCAAGAAGGAAAAACTGTTAGGATAAAGGTCATCTCAAATTAACAGAAAACCAGTATGCAGATGACAGGAGAGACTAGTGAAAGTTATCAGCAGTGGATGACAATTTAACATGGCCTTAGGCGATCTGCCACAAAGAGCTTAGGGGGAAACACTGCTGAGGTGTGTGTAGCGCCACAATGTTAAGGTGCCAAGGGTTCACCAGCTGTCCTCATTCGCATTCTGACCCACTGTGTTCTGCATTCTGGCCTACTTAAAGCCTTGCCAATGCTCTTAAGACCAAACAAATGATAACAATAACAATGTTAATGTGTTGAATGCAGATCAGTCTCATCCAACTTAAAGGGAAATATAAACCTGCCTGCATAGCTGGTTGagtggtgtgtgtatgtccaGAGGGTGATTTAAGTGtgtgaatagagctaagcacttgaccaacgacccccccccccccacacacacagcgcaAAAGGGAACACACTACCTTTGAAAACACACTGTTCTAACTTTCAGCCAACCCAATTAAATCCTAAAAACACACATACGCCCACATGATATGGCTATTTCTGGTGGGCAAGAGTCTAGAAATATctcagtgacccccccccccccccccatacacacttCAACCCCCACCTCCCCCCCAGACACAACCCTGTACCCATAGAATTAATGTAGGAACCTTATTTAGAAACTACAAGTACTTTCACCCCCTCAAATccattaaaacctcttaaggatctgacccttttttcattttccgcttaaaattacatttaaatgatatcgtttgaaagaaaacactttgaagtctgAAAATGttaaatgaatgtaggagaaaataacacattagatctgttaAAAGATCAAGTAAAAAAACATGagtttttttttgtaccatctttgaaatgcaagagaaagtaTTTGTACAAgcacttgggagtatggctagacggtacactgtccttctcttggtacatatcaaagctgcaggctaaagttaaatcgtaatcactcctcattcaccccagctgccaaactaaccctgattcagatgaccatcctacccatgctagaatACAAAgacatttatagatcggcagataAGGGTGCTatcgagcagctagatgttctttaccagtcggccatcagatttgccaccaatgctccttaatGGACACATCACcacactctatactcctctgtaaaactggtcatctctgtatacctgtcgcaagactcactggttgatgcttatttataaaaccctcttaggcctcactcccccctatctgagatatctactgcagctgctaccgtgttgtgtcgctaacatgctgtgttgtcgtCTTCGGTCTCTATGTAATGTTGTCTCTTGTCGTGGTTTTTTTTGTTCtataatttatatttaaaaatatatatttttaatcccagcccccatccccttttgtaaataagagtttgttcttaactgactttcctagttaaataaaaagttaaataaataaaataaatgtattattccagcccaggcacaatttagattttggccactagatgtcagtgtgtgtgcgcaaaattttagactgatccaatgaaccattggataactgttcaaaatgttgtatcaagactgcccaaatgtgcctaattggttaattaatacattttcaagttcataactgtgcacccTGCTCAAACAATAGAATGGCATCATTTCcctgtaatacctactgtaaattggacattgCCGTTAGATTAACACGAATTGAAGCTTTctacccatatcagatatgtctatgtcccgAGATGttttttgttacttacaacctcatgctaatcacattagcctatgttagctcaaccatcccacgGGAGGGGGAACACCGATCCCGTATTAATGTATAAAACCCCTAGCATTCAGGCTGAGCTGGATTAGGCAGGCCCAGAGAGGATCACTGCTTATGCTCCGAGACAAAGAAACATAGCCAAAACGCTGTATTTTGTTGAGATCAAGCCTGCCGGTCTCTGTTGGCTTCTAATACCCAGGAAACTACTGACAACGtttacaaatgtgtgtgtgtgtctcattacCTTCAGTACGTCCGTTGGGTTGGCGATGGACGAGGAGATGACTCCAGACAGAACACCACACAGGACGTTGGTCAACAACGTCTCatctgagaaagagaggagaaattCAATTCAGGCTAGTCTTTGTATATTGAATTATAGTTCCTCTAAGTCTCACCCGCGCACACACTACCTCTATGATGTGTGTGTCCGTGTTACAATAGCGTATAATGGAGATATTATTCTCAGCAGAAACTGGGTCACACACATTAACTTGACCTACAACCTTCACACAGCTTGGGGTAGGTACGCTCGTAGCATGTTCTGGGTCTAGCACATAAGGAGCTTTGCTGTCCTGTGGAATATATGCCCCAGAAGGCATCTCATAGCTCCTACCTAGTCTTCTTTTCTCATACCTAGTCTTAGGGCTGGGAAATACATTTTAATAAATCAAATTCATTTGATATatgctttttcaaacagaacatTGTGTTCATAACAAATCAACTGTTCAACCTTGTTAGTTAGCAAATAGATTGAAGTTTGCTAAACCTGAAATACAGTATAAAGATTAGATGGCTAATCACTAGCACGTGGCCTTGAGAGATTAATGAGACGTGTTCATTTTCTATAGCCTAATACAAGAAGTTagttattattagtggatatccATTATGCCTGGGTAGGGCATTTTCAtagacttgaaagccagatcagcGATTAGTGTGTGTGTCCCCAAAAAATGGAGGTTAAACTGTTTTCATAAAATAATTATAAGGTCTTATGGCTATGTAAGGCTTATATTTATCGTAGGTATAACTTCACATGCCCggaattcattagattattgctgTTTGAAATGCAGTTTGACCTTTAAATTGTACAACTCTTATTTACATCGAtatatctacagtggggcaaaaaagtatttagtcagccaccaattgtgcaagttctcccacttaaaaatatgagaggcctgtaattttcattataggtacacttcaactatgacagacaaaattagaataaaaaaatccagaaaaatcacattgtaggattttttattaatttatttgcaaattatggtggaaaataagtatttggtcacctacaaacaagcaaggttTCTGTTTCTCACAGatctgtaacaacttctttaagaggctcctctgtcctccactcgttacctgtattaatggcacctgttatCAGTAAAAGAcaactgtccacaacctcaaatactcacactccaaactccactatggccaagaccaaagagctgtcaaaggacaccagaaacaaaattgtagacctgcaccaggctgcgaagactgaatctgcaataggtaagcagcttggtttgaagaaatcaactgtgggagcaattattaggaaatggaagacatacaagacaactgataatctccctcgatctggggttccacgcaagatctcaccccgtggggtcaaaatgatcacaagaacggtgagcaaaaatcccagaaccacacggggggacctagtgaatgacctgcagagagctgagaccaaagtaacaaagtctaccatcagtaacacactacgccgccagggactcaaatcctgcagtgccagacgtgtccccctgcttaagccagtacatgtccaggcccgtctgaagtttgctagagagcatttggatgatccagaagattgggagaatgtcatatggtcagatgaaaccaaaatataactttttggtaaaaactcaactcgtcatgtttggaggacaaagaatgctgagttgcatccaaagaacaccatacctactgtgaagcatgggggtggaaatatcatgctttggggttgtttttctgcaaagggaccaggacgactgatccgtgtaaaggaaagaatgaatggggccatgtatcgtgagattttgagtgaaaacctccttccatcagcaagggcattgaagatgaaacgtggctgggtctttcagcatgacaatgatccctaacacaccgcccgggcaatgaaggagtggtttcgtaagaaacatttcaaggtcctggagtggcctagccagtctccagatctcaaccccatagaaaatctttggagggagttgaaagtccgtgttgcccagcaacagccccgaaacaccactgctctagaggatatctgcatggaggaatgggccaaaataccagcaacagtgtgtgaaaaccttgtgaagacttctgtttgacctctgtcattgccaacaaagggtatataacaaagtattgagataaaccaaatacttattttccaccataatttgcaaataaattcattaaaaatcctacaatgtgattttctggattttatttcctcattttgtctgtcatagttgaagtgtacctatgaggaaaattacaggcctctcatctttttaagtgggagaacttgcacaattgttggctgactaaatacttttttgccccactgtatacacactTTATAGCTATAGCATGTGCACATCGCAATGAACAGTGACTGGgagatatatacatacatacacactgtaccagccaaaagtttggaaacacctacccattcatttttactatttttacattgtagaataatcgtgaagacatcaaaacgatgaaataacacatatggaatcatgtagttaccagaAAAGTTACATCAAATAgaattttatattcttcaaatatGTAACTTCTCAGCACgtgggaactccttaaagacggttggaaaagcattccatgtgaagctggttgagagaaggccaagagtgtgcaaagctgtcatcaaggcaatgggtggctacattgaagaatctaaaatatattttgatttgttgaacccTTTTTTGgctactgcatgattccatgtgttatttcatagttttgatgtatccactattattctacaatgtagaaaatagtaaaaataaagaaaacacattgaatgagcaggtgtgtccaaccttttgactggtactgtatgttaagtTTCCCTAGATTTCTGTTGTTAGTGAGTCTGCGCAAGAATCTCACTTTGATGGACCTGGCCTGAGTGTAATGGCAGCGATGTACTGTGTTAGGTAACGTTGTTAAACTGGAACCTAGTCGTTGTGTCATTTTGAGTTAACACTGTGTGTGagatatagatgtagatatatCCAAGTCAGTGTTCATTGCAATGCACACAAACCCTACAGACAGATTTAGGACACATGTAACAAGGTGAATAAATAGCTATGAGATCTAAAACCCTGATGTGTGTGCGTTCTCTTACCTTCTGGCCTGTCCACCAGTAGTCTTTTGAAGCTCTGGTATGTGCCAATCTTTATGGTCCCATAGGATGCCTGGCGCAACATTGCAGGGGCGAGActgcaacacagaaacacacaacgcGTGAGTATGACGTAAATAAAACAGGCTTAACAGTTACAATCAAAGGAGGACTTCCACTTATTGCTGCAGTTTTCAAACTAGGGGTAGTGACCCCATGTGGGGTCTCCTAATATGAAAATGTGGTCATGGGAGAATTTCAAAaatccttaaaaaaaaaagtaccagtcaaaagttgacacacccactcattccaggatttttctttattttgaataatcgtgaagacatcaaaacgatgaaataacacatatggaatcatgtagtaaccaaacaagtgttaaataaatcaaaatatattttatatttgagattcttcaaagtagcctccctttgccttgacagctttgcacactcttggccttctctcaactagcttcacctggaatgcttttccaacagacttgaagaaggagttcccacatatgctgagcagttaTTTTTGAAGAATATacaattatttttgattgaaCTTTTCTGGtaaatacatgattccatacatgcttttcctttactctaggttctgactcatcccaaaccatctcaattgggtttatgtccagtgattgtggaggccaggtcatcttgaTGTAACGGCACAGGGGATGTTCAGTTTGCTGCGTGGCTATATTGACTTAAAACCAATTCCATTGGATCGAATGGTGGAGGCTTTTTGCACAGATGGGGCTCCATCTATGGCGGGATGGCCTctgcactctagttatgaatgcgtctctctctgccatatggacacattgtaTGTTACAATTTGCCGGCAACTGCCGGCAAAGGAGCGGAGCACAGAACTCCGAGCtatactgcagcaggtaactAAGACTAAACTACATCAAACCACATTCCCTGCAAACACACCTGTTCACAAAACTAAGTGGAGATATAGAATCAGAGCAGGACAATGTTCCATTTCACTCTGAGGCGatgtatttgaaatattttcTCATGTTCAGAGAGGAACTGTTcacaataaatgtaaaaaaataaaatgttcaaaAGTTGACTTTCTGTGTAATGAAAATACATTTGTCTCCTTGCATATGTAACATACATGTTTGGGAAACTGAACGTAAGCACACAGGGGAAATACTAAAACATTCTACAGATGAGTGACCGAATCAATGGATTCAGAGGAAAGAATTCTTATTGGAGAGTCTTTCAAAAGCGAACCATGC containing:
- the LOC110530642 gene encoding kidney mitochondrial carrier protein 1 isoform X2, translating into MSNFNWKPFVFGGLASVTAECGTFPIDLTKTRLQVQGQVGDSKYREIRYRGMLHAIGRICREEGISALYSGLAPAMLRQASYGTIKIGTYQSFKRLLVDRPEDETLLTNVLCGVLSGVISSSIANPTDVLKIRMQAQGNVIQGSMMGNFINIYQQEGTRGLWKGVSLTAQRAAIVVGVELPAYDLAKKHLILDCHMGDNIYTHFLSSFACGLAGALASNPIDVVRTRMMNQTYGAVTYQGTLDCLLQTSRSEGFMALYKGFFPNWLRLGPWNIIFFVTYEQLKKMEV
- the LOC110530642 gene encoding kidney mitochondrial carrier protein 1 isoform X1 — translated: MSNFNWKPFVFGGLASVTAECGTFPIDLTKTRLQVQGQVGDSKYREIRYRGMLHAIGRICREEGISALYSGLAPAMLRQASYGTIKIGTYQSFKRLLVDRPEDETLLTNVLCGVLSGVISSSIANPTDVLKIRMQAQGNVIQGSMMGNFINIYQQEGTRGLWKVDVWTHTVSHTHTHTHTFNPPHSLSLSQGVSLTAQRAAIVVGVELPAYDLAKKHLILDCHMGDNIYTHFLSSFACGLAGALASNPIDVVRTRMMNQTYGAVTYQGTLDCLLQTSRSEGFMALYKGFFPNWLRLGPWNIIFFVTYEQLKKMEV